A region from the Pungitius pungitius chromosome 16, fPunPun2.1, whole genome shotgun sequence genome encodes:
- the LOC119215861 gene encoding hexokinase-2-like: protein MSSTATTEKADVSGDTWTLHTEGIPADTLSQVQRYLERFHLTREKLQEVSARLRKDLTRGLGKHSHHKAPVKMLPTFVRATPDGTEKGDFLALDLGGTNFRVLHVRVVEEQQKVLKMNSQICAIPKEMMQGTGEELFDHIAACLNDFLLSQNLKGQTLPLGFTFSFPCEQKEIDKSILIRWTKGFNCSGVEGEDVVKLLKEAIHRRGDYDIGSVAMVNDTVGTMMSCGFRDQSCEIGMIIGTGTNACYMEEMKNVKRVEGEDGRMCINTEWGGFGDDGSLRDIQTEFDVAVDEASINPGVHTFEKMISGMYLGEIVRLLLVRLTEERLLFGGRASDALLTPGAFETKFISEIEEPDNGLENSQRVLSEFGLKWDTVDSRVVRLVCDAISSRSARLCGAALATLANRIRVNRRLERLKTTVGVDGTVYKKHPNFSEELHNTARLLAPQCDITFLVSEDGSGKGAAMVTAVAQRLARQSRLLEESDGEVDDDEEEEEEEEDQ, encoded by the exons ATGAGCAGCACAGCGACAACCGAGAAGGCCGACGTGAGCGGAGACACCTGGACTCTGCACACGGAGGGCATCCCCGCCGACACGCTCAGCCAG gtgcaGAGGTACCTGGAGCGTTTCCATCTGACCCGGGAGAAGCTCCAGGAGGTGTCTGCTCGGCTGAGGAAGGACCTGACTCGGGGTTTGGGGAAACACTCTCACCACAAGGCGCCCGTGAAGATGCTGCCCACCTTCGTCAGGGCCACGCCGGACGGGACGG AGAAGGGCGACTTCCTGGCGCTGGATCTCGGTGGAACGAACTTCCGGGTGCTTCATGTGCGcgtggtggaggagcagcagaaggtGCTGAAGATGAACAGTCAGATCTGCGCCATCCCGAAGGAAATGATGCAGGGGACCGGAGAAGAG TTGTTCGACCACATCGCCGCCTGTCTCAACGActtcctgctctctcagaaTCTGAAGGGACAAACGCTTCCTCTGGGTTtcaccttctccttcccctGTGAGCAGAAAGAAATCGAcaag AGCATCCTGATCCGATGGACCAAAGGCTTCAACTGCTCCGGAGTGGAGGGCGAAGATGTGGTGAAGTTACTGAAGGAGGCCATTCACAGGAGAGGG gacTACGACATAGGCTCAGTTGCCATGGTGAACGACACAGTGGGCACGATGATGAGCTGCGGCTTCAGAGACCAGAGCTGTGAGATCGGCATGATCATCG GCACGGGAACCAACGCCTGCTacatggaggagatgaagaacgTGAAGCGCGTGGAGGGCGAGGACGGGCGCATGTGCATCAACACGGAGTGGGGCGGCTTCGGGGACGACGGCTCCCTGAGGGACATCCAGACGGAGTTCGACGTCGCGGTGGACGAGGCGTCCATCAACCCCGGCGTCCACAC CTTTGAGAAGATGATCAGCGGCATGTATCTGGGTGAGATCGTTCGGCTTCTGCTGGTGAGGCTGACGGAGGAGCGGCTGCTGTTCGGAGGACGCGCTTCGGACGCGCTGCTGACCCCGGGGGCCTTCGAGACAAAGTTCATCTCCGAGATTGAGGA GCCGGACAACGGCCTGGAAAACTCTCAGAGAGTCCTGAGCGAGTTTGGCTTGAAGTGGGACACGGTCGACTCCCGCGTGGTGCGCCTGGTTTGCGACGCCATCTCCTCCCGCTCCGCCCGCCTGTGCGGCGCCGCCCTGGCGACCCTGGCCAACCGCATCCGGGTCAACCGTCGGCTGGAGCGTCTGAAGACCACCGTGGGGGTGGACGGGACGGTCTACAAGAAGCACCCCAA TTTCAGCGAGGAGCTCCACAACACGGCGCGCCTCCTCGCCCCCCAGTGTGACATCACCTTCCTCGTCTCGGAGGACGGCAGCGGGAAGGGCGCTGCCATGGTGACGGCTGTGGCGCAGCGGCTGGCTCGCCAGTCCCGCCTGTTGGAGGAGAGTGACGGTGAGGTcgacgatgatgaagaggaggaggaggaggaggaagaccaaTAG
- the zgc:77151 gene encoding AT-rich interactive domain-containing protein 5B, which yields MEHNAIQWLGAPSCQRGSYAFYKAVSSRAQPDGPAKVWKLGEFYLIRCGPQDPECIAEVTLLWEDQARRHLLASARLYFLPEDTPTGRTREHGEDEVLAVSRKMVVRVEDLVRWAGAESAAWSSGMKPAPCGTDGSSERLGDKPESDPAKRQGIRVLSYPQYCRFRSLQRRIQHGARGPVLQDPHLLALGGVKALPHTRLMYCRDTFNHPTLESSSFSWQFRCPSLSLRGRPRKRRGRDGKDSNSSQSESWIDRMKENVMGSVEVGCEGSWLPDPEEQLFLDQLFAFMERLGSPINKVPNLGFKKIDLFLMYSVVKRLGGYKRVTLDRLWKIVYNELGGCPGSTSAATCTRRHYERLMLPYEEHLGAGGAGEAGEAEFKIPESPTPLKPRGIRGRKPLQRGRKPGLKSKDKKVPPPAAMVNPAGGAAVKRGRGRPPGTRNKATLIAQAKLVAQQQAKAKAAGSSSAAASSAGESTQQSPLLPARREGAPTASSAHRPVHQAVLPANMPLTPDLSPMSAPFLPFLPKPKELKPDRGEPAAAAPGVLLSTLPRHFVGGSLGGFSPIKGVCPLDVLRNRGSLQRGPESPASTPQDPTGYTLQPKSGSPDTPHPGGDQLQPLLHLQHNHCSGCNGDEAAQRGGIRDARNRPPLPPLRVLPLNLDCSVQVCQLMRTRLGSSQFQTFTRRLSEALSQDLSTKPPCSPITPPPEQALPLNLSKRLTAKRAGPEGTETGSAAIGGGADQPPSKRPRTGCTEQAEGFGPGGRSSSGGSDGGGERDNETESQEEPADLSSPSRIRAFLLGLPPFQVKFEDDLNGTRFGRFLPAAPQSETQRTETETAEGGVALKKEAKEEVEIERRETERSNKLQEEKDAAHLSGPGPAELKRAGPCSADTHCF from the exons ATGGAGCACAATGCAATACAG TGGTTGGGTGCCCCCTCCTGCCAGCGAGGCAGCTACGCCTTCTATAAGGCCGTGAGCAGCAGAGCCCAACCCGATGGGCCCGCCAAGGTGTGGAAGCTCGGGGAGTTTTACCTCATCCGCTGTGGGCCGCAGGACCCCGAATGCATCGCAGAG GTGACCTTACTGTGGGAGGACCAGGCACGACGCCACCTGCTGGCCAGCGCCCGACTCTACTTCCTGCCTGAGGACACGCCGACGGGGCGGACCAGGGAGCACGGAGAg GATGAGGTTCTTGCGGTGTCCAGGAAGATGGTGGTGCGGGTGGAGGACCTGGTGCGGTGGGCGGGTGCAGAGTCGGCGGCTTGGAGCAGCGGCATGAAGCCGGCGCCCTGCGGCACCGACGGCAGCAGCGAGCGCCTCGGAGACAAACCCGAGA GCGACCCGGCGAAGCGCCAGGGCATCCGGGTGCTCAGCTACCCGCAGTACTGCCGCTTCCGCTCCCTGCAGAGACGCATCCAGCACGGAGCCAGGGGCCCGGTGCTGCAGGACCCCCACCTGCTGGCCCTGGGGGGCGTGAAGGCGCTGCCCCACACCCGGCTGATGTACTGCAGGGACACCTTCAACCACCCAACGCTGGAGAGCTCCAGCTTCTCCTGGCAGTTCA gatGTCCGTCTCTCAGTCTTCGAGGGCGACCTCGCAAGAGGAGAGGCCGGGACGGCAAAGACTCCAACTCCAGTCAATCGGAGTCCTGGATTGACAGGATGAAG gaaaacGTGATGGGCAGTGTGGAGGTTGGCTGTGAGGGCAGCTGGCTCCCCGACCCCGAAGAGCAGCTGTTCCTGGACCAGCTCTTCGCCTTCATGGAGCGCCTCGGCTCGCCCATCAACAAAGTCCCCAACCTCGGCTTCAAGAAGA TTGACCTCTTCCTCATGTACTCTGTGGTCAAGCGGCTTGGTGGCTACAAAAGG GTGACGTTGGACCGTCTCTGGAAGATAGTCTATAACGAGCTGGGAGGATGCCCCGGCAGCACCAGTGCTGCTACCTGCACCCGGAGACACTACGAAAG gctgATGCTTCCTTACGAAGAGCACctcggagcaggaggagcaggagaagcaggagaagcCGAATTCAAAATCCCTGAATCCCCGACGCCTCTGAAGCCCCGAGGGATTCGAGGAAGGAAACCACTTCAGAGAGGCAGGAAACCAGGACTCAAATCCAAGGACAAGAAGgtgcccccccctgctgct atGGTGAACCCAGCTGGCGGCGCGGCGGTGAAGAGAGGCCGAGGCCGGCCGCCGGGAACGCGCAACAAGGCCACGCTGATCGCTCAGGCCAAGCTGGTGGCTCAGCAGCAGGCCAAAGCCAAAGCAGCAggatcatcatcagcagcagcatcatcagcagGAGAGTCCACGCAGCAGAGTCCTCTGCTTCCAGCCCGGAGGGAAGGAGCACCGACGGCCAGCAGCGCGCACAGG CCCGTCCACCAGGCCGTCCTCCCTGCCAACATGCCCCTCACCCCCGACCTCTCCCCCATGTccgcccccttcctccccttcctgccCAAACCGAAGGAGCTGAAGCCGGACCGAGGGGAGCCCGCGGCCGCCGCACCGGGTGTGCTCCTCTCCACTCTGCCCCGTCACTTTGTGGGTGGGTCCCTGGGGGGCTTCAGCCCCATCAAAGGGGTCTGTCCTCTGGACGTCTTAAGGAACCGCGGCAGCCTGCAGAGGGGCCCGGAGAGCCCGGCCTCGACGCCTCAGGACCCGACCGGCTACACACTCCAGCCCAAAAGCGGAAGCCCGGACACGCCTCATCCCGGCGGGGACCAGCTTCAGCcgctgctccacctgcagcacAACCACTGCTCGGGGTGCAACGGGGACGAGGCGGCCCAGAGAGGGGGCATTCGGGACGCTAGGAACCGgccccctctgccccctctcCGGGTCCTGCCCTTGAACCTGGACTGCAGCGTTCAGGTGTGCCAGCTGATGAGGACTCGCCTGGGCTCGTCTCAGTTCCAGACCTTCACGCGGCGACTGTCCGAGGCCCTGTCCCAGGACCTGAGCACCAAGCCCCCCTGTTCCCCTATCACCCCTCCCCCCGAGCAGGCGTTGCCCCTCAACCTCAGCAAACGCTTAACGGCAAAGAGGGCCGGCCCAGAGGGGACGGAGACCGGCTCGGCAGCGATCGGCGGCGGCGCAGATCAACCGCCATCCAAGAGGCCCAGAACCGGCTGCACGGAGCAAGCCGAGGGCTTCGGCCCGGGGGGGCGGTCCAGCTCCGGAGGGAGTGACGGGGGAGGAGAGCGGGACAACGAGACGGAGAGCCAGGAGGAACCCGCGGACCTGAGCTCCCCGAGCCGGATCAGGGCCTTCCTGCTCGGGCTGCCACCCTTCCAGGTGAAATTCGAGGACGATCTGAACGGGACGAGGTTTGGGAGGTTTCTACCGGCGGCGCCTCAGTCCGAAACCCAGAGGACCGAGACGGAGACCGCAGAGGGCGGCGTGGCGTTAAAGAAAGAAgcaaaggaggaggtggaaataGAGCGGCGTGAAACGGAGAGAAGCAACaaactgcaggaggagaaggacgccGCCCACCTCTCTGGTCCCGGTCCAGCTGAGCTGAAGAGAGCCGGGCCCTGCAGCGCTGACACGCACTGTTTTTAG